One Mercurialis annua linkage group LG3, ddMerAnnu1.2, whole genome shotgun sequence DNA window includes the following coding sequences:
- the LOC126673191 gene encoding F-box protein CPR1-like has product MSIPCDVILDVLLLLPVKSILRFRSLSKYFCRMIDCPTFIDFHLNHSSKTGSNRSLMVNDVTAGTGSIYQIDLDSPGSHAVELALPFQRVPFPLVDGFKPRCGEIFGSCNGLVALRDDEGITLWNPSTAKHRAVPKFWTGFVWLEGFGYDAIAKDYKAIIISKEDNEKHLRVMVYSLKADSWRRIEDLYTPTTEHFWTYYPKLYSALVGSSLHWAVVPRSGHDLLNNIILAFDLSTEKFREVPSPKVEIEGVKILKKVMELGGCLSLTYDCHHRSRQNNWLYGDIWIMKKYGVESSWTRLFTIPFCFYPKATPLCFTNKGDKVLLFCEDGIRILFFWYDLKSSDTQRIFPFRLPGTGNTKYVCVTRASIICTRSLVPLHAHV; this is encoded by the coding sequence ATGTCGATACCATGTGATGTCATATTAGACGTACTACTTCTCCTGCCCGTCAAGTCAATTTTGCGCTTCAGGAGTTTATCCAAATATTTTTGCCGTATGATCGACTGTCCAACTTTCATCGACTTCCATCTCAATCATTCTTCGAAAACAGGCAGCAACCGCAGTCTCATGGTTAATGATGTTACGGCAGGTACTGGTTCCATCTACCAAATTGATTTAGACTCTCCCGGATCACACGCTGTAGAGCTCGCCCTTCCCTTCCAGCGCGTGCCCTTTCCTTTAGTGGACGGTTTCAAGCCTAGATGcggcgaaatatttggatctTGTAATGGTTTGGTTGCTTTACGCGATGACGAGGGTATCACATTGTGGAATCCATCGACCGCGAAGCACCGAGCCGTACCAAAGTTCTGGACGGGATTTGTTTGGTTGGAAGGATTCGGGTACGATGCAATTGCTAAGGACTACAAAGCGATCATTATTAGTAAGGAAGATAATGAAAAACATCTTAGAGTTATGGTTTACAGCTTGAAAGCCGACTCATGGCGACGGATTGAGGATCTTTACACTCCGACAACAGAGCATTTCTGGACTTATTATCCAAAATTGTATTCAGCTTTAGTTGGTTCCTCCCTGCATTGGGCAGTTGTTCCCCGCAGCGGACATGATCTGCTCAATAATATAATCCTAGCGTTTGATCTTAGTACTGAAAAGTTCAGGGAGGTGCCGAGTCCTAAAGTAGAAATTGAAGGAGTAAAAATCTTGAAAAAGGTTATGGAGCTTGGAGGGTGTCTCAGCTTGACCTATGATTGCCACCACCGTAGTCGTCAGAATAATTGGCTTTATGGCGATATCTGGATTATGAAAAAATATGGAGTGGAGTCGTCTTGGACTAGATTATTCACTATACCTTTCTGTTTCTATCCCAAGGCAACACCTTTGTGCTTTACGAACAAGGGTGATAAGGTTTTATTGTTCTGTGAGGATGGGATTCGGATATTATTTTTCTGGTATGATCTCAAAAGTTCAGATACACAGAGAATTTTCCCCTTCAGATTGCCGGGGACTGGGAATACAAAGTACGTCTGTGTGACAAGGGCTTCAATTATTTGTACGAGAAGCCTTGTTCCACTTCATGCACATGTTTAA
- the LOC126673014 gene encoding uncharacterized protein LOC126673014, giving the protein MEIETSSSGFGSSFRASLLPVHFYSLFNVAFPFPRNIAHSGSLHRCPKTSSVLTVFVWKNSAPLTLSKDLFFLVKLFESSALMHISAVKSLLSALSQLSHQYMCEASVGFGPVVNQKIGSINLLVERMISILVNNLHRVEPLWDHVVGHFLELANNSNQNLRNMALDALDHLICAVLGSELFQDHVPSRLHGTSHDMEIRHAHLRLLECSVLSPLRALYFFTQSSDVRSGSLKNLLHLLERHGDKLYNSWPNILEMLRSVADAPEKDLVTLGFQSLHVIMIDGLASVPTECLPVYLQDIFVIHMMAILTLSEAKLMDDSQDQSQELSSDC; this is encoded by the exons ATGGAAATTGAAACCTCATCGTCTGGTTTTGGTTCCAGTTTCCGTGCTTCCTTATTACCTGTTCATTTCTACTCATTATTCAATGTTGCATTTCCATTTCCGAGGAATATTGCTCATTCTG gAAGTCTCCACAGGTGTCCCAAAACTTCTTCTG TCCTTACGGTTTTTGTTTGGAAAAACAGTGCCCCTCTCACTCTCTCAAAAGA TCTTTTTTTTCTGGTAAAGCTATTTGAGAGCTCAGCATTGATGCACATATCTGCAGTTAAATCACTTCTATCTGCACTGAGCCAACTATCACACCAATATATGTGTGAGGCATCTGTTGGTTTTGGACCAGTAGTGAATCAAAAGATTGGAAGCATTAATCTTTTAGTGGAGAGGATGATATCCATCCTTGTCAACAATCTTCATA GAGTGGAGCCACTGTGGGATCATGTTGTGGGTCATTTTTTAGAG CTTGCCAATAATTCTAATCAGAATTTGCGAAATATGGCACTTGATGCATTAGATCATTTAATATGTGCTGTTTTAGGTTCTGAACTATTCCAGGACCATGTACCATCCAGACTCCATGGGACATCTCATGAT ATGGAAATTAGGCATGCTCATTTAAGATTGCTTGAATGCTCTGTTCTATCTCCACTTAGAGCTCTGTATTTTTTCACTCAAAGCTCTGATGTCCGTTCTGGCTCCTTGAAaaatcttcttcatcttctagAG AGGCATGGAGACAAATTGTATAACAGTTGGCCTAATATTCTTGAAATGTTAAG GTCTGTTGCAGATGCGCCCGAGAAAGATCTTGTCACTTTGGGGTTCCAG AGCCTACATGTTATTATGATTGATGGACTTGCTTCCGTACCTACAGAGTGTCTCCCTGT ATACCTCCAAGACATATTTGTTATTCATATGATGGCAATCCTGACTTTATCAGAGGCTAAACTCATGGACGATTCCCAGGATCAGTCACAAGAGTTGTCTTCAG ATTGTTAG
- the LOC126673193 gene encoding PHD finger protein MALE MEIOCYTE DEATH 1-like yields MLIPISETCQRRNRSPRKIDIQKFCDPSIKPTGFGACFRHNIHIFLQEHAEPEENEVDGNRAWCTVIGLASNRFLPFYIIEEKCAPFAVCGHCIYGGWREILICKSKYHVIIPMDGEWNNQLKGGVLDVRTHILHGMIHSNGYGHLICINGIEGGSKFISGRETMDLWDRFCRILRASKVSLKDVSKKRSMELRLLYAVAFGHTWFGRWGYEFCSGSLGVTAATYSHAVATLSGVLLEDALVSVGEANSHKVVADIIGHYKSLSKSKLTTVRDVLRFILYISCCRCDTFKRVQPSEYKKIESILLASKNWPAGRVTTCLNSMLNFLKAKTGEVERRG; encoded by the exons ATGTTGATACCAATATCTGAAACGTGTCAAAGGCGCAATAGAAGCCCAAGAAAAATCGATATTCAAAAGTTTTGTGATCCTTCAATAAAACCTACTGGTTTTGGTGCTTGTTTTAGACATAACATACACATATTCTTGCAAGAACATGCCGAGCCTGAAGAAAATGAAGTAGATGGAAATCGTGCTTGGTGCACTGTAATCGGTCTTGCGAGTAACCGTTTTCTTCCGTTCTACATCATCGAGGAGAAATGCGCTCCTTTTGCAGTATGCGGTCATTGCATTTATGGAG GGTGGAGGGAAATTTTGATCTGTAAATCAAAATACCATGTGATCATACCAATGGATGGAGAGTGGAATAATCAACTGAAGGGAGGAGTTTTGGATGTTCGTACTCATATCTTGCATGGGATGATCCACTCCAATGGATATGGTCATTTAATCTGCATCAATGGCATTGAAGGTGGATCCAAATTCATTTCCGGCCGAGAAACCATGGATCTTTGGGATCGCTTTTGCAGAATTTTACGCGCTAG CAAAGTGAGCCTAAAGGATGTCTCGAAGAAGCGATCCATGGAGCTTCGGTTGCTGTATGCTGTTGCTTTCGGTCACACATGGTTTGGCAGATGGGGCTATGAATTCTGCTCTGGAAGTCTTGGGGTGACAGCGGCTACTTACAGCCATGCTGTAGCAACCTTATCTGGTGTTCTTCTAGAGGATGCACTAGTCAGTGTAGGGGAAGCTAACAGTCACAAAGTAGTAGCAGATATCATAGGTCACTACAAGAGTCTTAGCAAAAGCAAGCTCACTACGGTAAGGGATGTCTTGCGGTTCATCCTATATATCAGTTGTTGTAGATGCGACACGTTTAAGAGAGTCCAGCCATCGGAGTACAAGAAGATCGAATCTATATTGTTGGCATCTAAAAATTGGCCAGCAGGAAGAGTGACCACATGCCTCAATTCTATGCTCAATTTCTTAAAGGCTAAAACAGGAGAAGTTGAAAGACGCGGCTGA
- the LOC126673015 gene encoding ferric reduction oxidase 2-like: MLKWDKFQVSNAAGEIALLCGLIMWITSLRRIRRKIFELFFYSHHLYILFVIFYVVHVGFNDAYVLLPGFYLFLIDRYLRLLQSQQKVRMVSARILPCAAIELNFSKSPWLSYAPRSIAFVNVPSISKLQWHPFTITSNTNLDPENLSIVIKCEGNWSRKLYQLMSSPSAPDRHEVSVEGPYSHSSTSFLRHNMLVMVSGGSGITPFISIIREILFLANKTTHMTPKILLICTFKKSIDLTMLDLLLPVSGTTLDISHVKLEIEAYITREKELKTENHKLKIIWFKPDKSDVPMSAVLGPNSWLWLGAVISASFIIFLLLIGILTQFYIYPIDHNTNVTYPTPSKSALNMLFICLSVVMTASAAFLWNRKQSAKKMKQIQIMDIPIPGTYPGSAFHGDDRELESLPYKSLLQTTRVHLGERPNLRKILSECKEDSVGVLVSGPRMMRQEVATICSSGSADHLHFESNSFSW, from the exons ATGCTGAAATGGGACAAGTTCCAAGTCTCCAATGCGGCTGGAGAAATAGCTTTGCTTTGTGGATTGATCATGTGGATTACTAGCCTAAGGCGAATCAGGAGAAAGATTTTCGAGCTTTTCTTCTACAGCCACCATCTCTACATTCTCTTTGTTATCTTCTATGTAGTTCATGTTGGCTTTAATGACGCTTACGTTCTCCTTCCTGGTTTCTACCTCTTCCTAATCGATCGATATTTGAGATTATTACAGTCCCAGCAGAAAGTTCGTATGGTGTCTGCACGCATTTTACCATGTGCAGCTATAGAGCTAAATTTTTCCAAGAGTCCATGGTTGAGCTATGCACCAAGAAGCATTGCCTTCGTAAATGTGCCTAGTATCTCAAAGTTGCAATGGCATCCCTTTACAATAACATCCAACACCAACCTGGATCCAGAAAACCTGAGCATTGTCATCAAATGCGAGGGAAACTGGTCTCGTAAGCTGTATCAATTGATGTCATCCCCGTCAGCACCGGATCGCCATGAGGTCTCTGTTGAAGGACCTTACAGTCATTCATCGACCAGTTTTTTGAG GCACAACATGCTAGTGATGGTCAGTGGAGGAAGTGGCATAACCCCGTTCATCTCCATTATCCGCGAAATTCTATTTCTGGCCAATAAAACCACCCATATGACCCCTAAGATACTTCTTATATGCACTTTCAAAAAGTCTATAGATCTCACTATGCTAGACCTTCTGCTCCCAGTTTCGGGCACCACATTAGACATTTCTCATGTAAAGTTAGAAATTGAAGCTTATATAACCAGAGAGAAAGAGCTCAAAACAGAGAACCACAAGCTTAAAATAATATGGTTTAAACCTGATAAATCAGATGTACCCATGTCAGCAGTTCTCGGTCCAAATAGCTGGCTCTGGCTTGGTGCAGTAATATCAGCATCTTTCATCATCTTCCTTCTCCTCATTGGCATTCTTACACAATTCTATATATACCCAATTGACCATAATACTAATGTGACATATCCGACGCCTTCAAAGTCTGCTTTAAATATGCTCTTCATATGCCTATCTGTAGTGATGACCGCCTCTGCAGCATTTCTTTGGAACAGGAAACAGAGTGCaaagaaaatgaaacaaattcagATTATGGATATTCCAATACCTGGGACATACCCAGGCTCGGCATTCCACGGCGATGACAGAGAATTGGAGAGCCTTCCTTACAAATCTCTTCTGCAAACCACCAGGGTGCACCTTGGTGAACGGCCAAACCTGAGAA